CACCACCTACGCCATGTTCACGTGGTTGCCGAAGATCCTGAGTGAGGCCGGCGCGAGCGCCGCGTACGGCGGAGCCATGGTCGGTCTGTTCGCCGTGGTCGGCTTGGTCGCCGCGCTCACCGCGCCGACCGTGGTCGCCCGGTTCCGCAATCCGTTCCCCGTCGTGGTGGGCTGCGCCGTGCTGTTTTTCATCGCGTTCACCGGGCTGCTCCTCGCGCCGATGGCCGCGCCGATCCTGTGGGTCGTCGTGCTCGGTCTCGGTCCGAGCACCTTCCCGATGGCGCTGACGCTGATCAACTTGCGCACCCGCACCCCTGCCGGGTCGGCCGCGCTGTCGGGCTTCACCCAGGGTGTCGGCTACGCGGTGGCCTGCGTGGGTCCGCTGCTGTTCGGCGTGCTGCACACGGCGACGGGTGGCTGGCTCGCCCCGTTCGCGATGCTCGCCGTGGCCGTGCTGGTGCTGCTCGTGGGCGCCTGGCAGGCGTGCAAGCCGCGCCTGCTCGAAGACACCTGGAATTGAGCCCGGCGGCTTGTCGGCGTGAAAACTCACAACTCCGGTTGCGCGGCTGTGCGAACGGAGTAAGGATGGGCGCAACGATTTTCGCGGAGTAGCGCGCGTCACACCTCACCGCGCGCCGAATTCGATATCGGCCCATTTGTGACGCACGGAAACCGTTGTGTCACACGCCTGAAACATTGGCGCGAAACTCACCCCGGATCGCGGGTAATCGTGAGCAACCGTTGATTTGACGGTCATTTCGCGCAGCATTTCGGCAATACCCCTTTCCTACCGTGGAGCCAACCGACATTGGGAGGCCCCGTTGAGCACGCTGACGCGTAACCGTCTGGAAGCGCTGGGACGGACGAAGATCCGCAGGCAGCAGATCGAGCACTGGGATGCCGAGGACGTCGCCGCCTGGGAAGCCGGCGGCAAGGACATCGCCCGGCGCAACCTGATCTGGTCGGTCTTCGCCGAGCACGTCGGTTTTTCCGTCTGGTCGATCTGGTCGGTGATGGTGCTGTTCATGCCGACCGACAAGTTCGGCATCGACCCGGCGGGCAAGTTCTTCCTGGTCGCCATGCCGACCCTGGTGGGCGCGTTCCTTCGGATTCCCTACACCGTGGCGACCGCGCGCTTCGGCGGACGCAACTGGACCGTCTTCAGCGCGGTGATGCTGCTGATCCCGACGCTGCTCACGCTGTACTTCGTCAACCAGCCCGGCACCTCGTACACGACGTTCCTCGTGGTCGCGGCGTTCGCGGGCTTCGGCGGCGGCAACTTCGCCTCCTCGATGACCAACATCAACGCGTTCTACCCGCAGCGGCTCAAGGGCTGGGCGCTCGGCCTGAACGCGGGCGGCGGCAACATCGGCGTTCCGGTGATCCAGCTGATCGGCCTGCTGGTCATCGCGACCCTCGGCAACGGCTACGCCTCGCTGATCTGCGCGGTCTACCTGGTGTTCATCGCGATCGCGGGGCTCGGCGCCGCGCTGTTCATGGACAACCTGCCCAACCAGAAGGCCGACCTGTCCTACATGCTCACGGCGCTGAAGGTGCCGCAGTCCTGGGCGATCGCGTTCCTCTACATCGGCACCTTCGGCTCGTTCATCGGCTACAGCTTCGCCTTCGGCCAGATCCTGCAGATCAGCTTCCGCGCGGGCGGCGACACCGTCGCGCAGGCCACGCTGCACGCCGCGCAGATCGCGTTCATCGGTCCGCTGCTCGGCTCGCTGGCCCGGCCCTATGGCGGCAAGTGGGCCGACCGCATCGGCGGCAGCCGCGTCACCCTCTATGTGTTCGGCGCGATGATGGCGGCGGCCCTGCTGGTCACCGTGGCGAGCACGATGGCCGACAACAACAACGGCGTGGCAGGCGGCGGCGTGATGACCGCTCTGGTCATCGGCTTCATCGCACTGTTCGTGCTCTCCGGCATCGGCAACGGGTCGGTCACCAAGATCATCCCGTCGGTGTTCGAGGCGAAGTCCAGGAGCCTGGACGCCACGCCCGCCGAACGGTCGGCCTGGTCGCAGAACACCTCCGGCGCGCTGATCGGTTTCGTCGGCGCCATCGGCGCCCTCGGCGGCGTGGGCATCAACTTGGTGCTGCGCTCCTCCTACGCGTCCACCAAGTCGGCCACCACCGCGTTCTGGGTGTTCATGGCCTTCTACGTGGTCTGCGCCCTGGTGGTCTGGGCGGTGTTCCTGCGCCGTCCCGGCCTGCGGGGCGTGCCCGCCGACTCCGATGTCGTGACCGAAGCCGAGAGCTTCGTCCTCGAAGCCGAGGCCGGTCAGTCCCAGTCCCCGTCCGCCGGCTCGGCCCGCGCCTGACACCCGATCCAGTCCAGGAGGACCCCCAGATGAACCCCACAGTCGCTCGCAAGACCGCGGTGGTCGTCGGCCACGGAATGGTCGGGCACCGGTTCGTCGAGGCGCTGCGCTCGCGCGACACCGAAGGCCGGTGGCAGGTGATCATCCTCAGCGAGGAGCAGCTGCCCGCCTACGACCGCGTCGGCCTCTCGTCCTACGTCGGCGCCTGGGACGCGAGCGCGCTCGCGCTGCCCGGCAACGAATACACCGGTGACGAACTGGTGGAGCTGCGGCTGGGCCAGAGCGCCGAGTCCATCGACCGGGCGGCGCGCAAGGTGACCACCTCCTCCGGCGACATCCTCGCCTACGACGCGCTGGTGCTGGCCACCGGTTCCTACCCGTTCGTGCCGCCGGTGCCCGGCCACGACCGGCCGGAGTGCTTCGTCTACCGCACCATCGACGACCTCGACGGCATCCGCGCCGCCGCCGAAGCCGCCGGCCCCGGCGCGGTGGGCGTGGTGGTCGGCGGCGGTCTGCTCGGCCTGGAGGCCGCGAACGCGCTGCGCCTGCTCGGGCTGACCCCGCACGTGGTGGAGTACAACACCCGGCTGATGCCCGCCCAGGTCGACGAGGGCGGCGGCGCGATCCTGGAACGCCTGGTCACCGACCTCGGCCTGCACGTGCACACCGGCGTGGGCACCTCCGCGATCGAGGCCGCAGGCCAGGGCGTGAAGGTCACGCTCTCCGACGAGACCGTGATCGATGCAGGGCTGGTCGTGTTCTCCGCCGGTGTCCGCCCGCGCGACCAGATCGCCCGCGACGCGGGACTCGAGGTCGGCCCCCGCGGCGGCATCATCACCGATCTCGGCTTGCAGACCTCCGACCCGAACATCTGGGCCATCGGCGAATGCGCCGCCGTGGAAGGCGTGTGCTACGGCCTGGTCGCCCCGGGCTACAGCACCGCCGAAATCGTCGCCGACCGCCTGTTGGGCGGCGCGGGCGAGTTCCCGGGCGCGGACATGTCGACCAAGCTCAAGCTGCTCGGCGTCGACGTGGCCAGCTTCGGTGACGCGCACGGCGTCACCGACGGCGCGCTGTCGGTCGTGCTGCACGACGCGGCCAAGGGCACCTACGCCAAGCTGGTCGTCTCCGATGACGCGAAGACGCTGCTGGGCGGCATCCTGGTCGGTGACGCCACCGCCTACTCGGCGCTGCGCCCGCTGGTCGGCCGCCCGCTGCCCGCCGAACCGGCCGCGCTGATCTCGCCCGCGGGCGCCGAACTGGGCGCCGACGCGCTGCCGGACGACGCGCAGATCTGCTCTTGCAACAACGTGTCGAAGGGCGCGATCTGCGGCGCGATCGCCGACGGCGCCTGCGACGTCCCGGCGATCAAGAGCTGCACCAGCGCCGGAACCTCCTGCGGCGGTTGCGTTCCCATGCTCAAGAAGCTGCTCGAGCAGTCCGGCGTGGAGATGTCCAAGGCGCTGTGCGAGCACTTCGAGCAGTCGCGCGCCGAGCTGTTCCAGATCGTGCAGGTCACGGGCATTCGCACCTTCTCCGGGCTGCTCGCCAAGTACGGCAAGGGCGCGGGCTGCGACATCTGCAAGCCGACCGTGGCGTCCATCCTCGCCTCCACCTCGAGCGACCACATCCTCGACGGTGAGCAGGCCGCGCTGCAGGACACCAACGACCACTTCCTGGCCAACCTGCAGAAGAACGGCACCTACTCGGTGGTGCCCCGGATGCCCGGCGGCGAGGTGACCGCCGAGCAGCTGATCACCATCGGTGAGGTGGCCAAGGAATTCGGCCTGTACGTGAAGGTCACCGGCGGCCAGCGCATCGATCTGTTCGGCGCGCGCGTCGAGCAGCTGCCGCTGATCTGGAAGCGGCTGGTCGACGCGGGCATGGAATCCGGTCACGCGTACGGCAAGTCACTGCGCACCGTGAAGAGCTGCGTCGGTTCCACCTGGTGCCGCTACGGCCAGCAGGACTCGGTCGGCATGGCCGTGCTGCTGGAGAAGCGCTACCGCGGCCTGCGCTCGCCGCACAAGCTGAAGCTGGCGGTGTCCGGTTGCGCCCGCGAATGCGCCGAGGCGCGCGGCAAGGACGTCGGCGTGATCGCCACCGAGAACGGCTGGAACCTCTACGTCGGCGGCAACGGCGGTCTCACCCCGAAGCACGCGGTGCTGCTGGCCGGTGAACTCGACGACGAGACGCTGATCAAGTACATCGACCGGTACCTGATGTTCTACATCCGCACCGCCGACCGTTTGCAGCGCACCGCTCCCTGGCAGGAGGCGCTGGAAGGCGGCATGGATTACCTCAAGCAGGTGATCTGCGAGGACAGCCTCGGCATCGCCGAGGATTTGGAAGCGGCGATGGCCCAGCACGTCGCCGGCTACCGCGACGAATGGGCCGCGGTGCTGGAGGACGAAGAGAAGCTTTCTCGCTTCGTGTCGTTCGTCAACGCCCCGGAGGAAGCCGATCCGACGATTTCCTTCGACGAAACCGGGGAGCGGAAGGTTCCCGTCCTGCTCGGACTGCCGGAAGTCCCGGTCGCCACGCAGGGGAAATGACCGCTTAACCGCTTGGAAACAGAACGTCGGTACCAATGAGTAAGGCGTTTGGAGGATGACACCGATGACCGTGATCGATACCCCCGGCATCGCCGCAGCAACCACCACGGGGTGGACGCAGGCTTGCCGTCTCGACTACTTGATTCCCGGCCGCGGCGTTGCGGTGTTGCTGAAAGGCGGCCGCCAAGCGGCCCTGTTCCTGCTGGAGAACGGCATGTTGTACGCCGTCGGCAATATCGATCCGATCGGCCGGGCGGCAGTCATGTCGCGCGGGATCGTCGGCGATCGCGGCGGGGTGCCGGTCGTGGCCTCGCCGCTGCTGAAGCAGGCCTTCTCCCTGGTCGACGGGCGTTGCCTGGACGACGAATCGGCGATGCTGCCGGTGTACGCGGTGCGCGTGGACGACGGCATCGTCTCGATTTCCAACGAGCCGGTGACGTCCGCGCTCGCGTCCTCGGATGGATGAACGCCAATGACAACAGTTGACGCGGGCGCGAGCCTGGCCGGATTCACGGTGGGCATCACGGCGGCCCGGCGGGCGGAGGAATTCGCCACCCTGCTGGAACGCCGTGGCGCGACCATCGTTTCGGCGCCGGCCATCCGGATCATCCCGCTGGCCGACGACAACGAGCTGGAGCGGGTGACCCGGCAGCTGGTCGCCGATCCGCCGCAGATCACCGTAGCCACCACGGGAATCGGCTTCCGCGGGTGGATGGAGGCGGCCGAGGGCTGGGGCCTCGCCGAGGAACTGCGCGCGACGCTGGGCACCACCCGCATGCTCGCCCGCGGCCCGAAGGCCAAGGGCGCCATCCGCGCCGCGGAGTTGCGCGAGGAATGGTCGCCCGCCTCCGAGTCCTCCGCCGAAGTGCTCGATCACCTGCTCGCCGAGGGTGTGGAGGGCGTCCGGATCGCCGTGCAGCTGCACGGGGCCACCACCGAGTGGGAGCCGGTGCCCGACTTCTGCGAGGTACTGCGCTGCGCGGGCGCGGATGTCGTGCCGGTGCCGGTGTACCGCTGGGTGCCGCCGGACGACCAGGGGCCGATGGATCACCTCATCGAGGCCGTCGTCACCTCCGGGATCGACTGCGTCACCTTCACCAGCGCTCCCGCCGTGGCGTCGATGTTGATGCGCGCCAAGGAAACCGGACTGCTGGAAGGGTTGCTGTACGCGCTGCGTGGCCGGGTGCTGCCCGCTTGCGTCGGCCCGATCACGGCCGCGCCGCTGGAGGAACTCGGGGTGCCCACCTCGATGCCGGGCCGGGCCCGGCTCGGCGCGCTGGCCCGCCACGTCGCCGAGGAACTGCCGCGACGGGCCAACCGGATCCACGCCGCGGGTCACATCATCAGCGTGCGCGGAGCGTGCGTGGTGGTCGACGGTCAGGTGCGTCAACTGGCGCCCGCGCCGATGGCCCTGATGCGCTCGCTGGCCCGCCAGCCCGGCCGGGTCGTCTCGCGCGAGGACCTGCTCGCCGCGCTGCCCGGCGGCGGGGACGACACGCACGCGGTGGAGACCGCCATCGCCCGGCTGCGCGCCGGACTCGGCACGCCGAAAGCGATTCAGACGGTGGTCAAACGCGGCTACCGGCTCGCGCTGGACCCGGCGGAATGTACCGACAACAATCCACGGCCCACCGCGACAGGAGGACCGCAGGTGCCCGGCGTCGGAATCCCGACCCGGGCACCTCGGTACATCCAGGCTGCGGGGAGCTGGTGAACGCGCCAGCCCTGGTCCTGGTGGCGCACGGGACCCGTAGCACCAAGGGCGTGCAGATGATCGCCGCGCTCGCCGAGGCCGTGACGAAGGAACTCGGTGCCGGGATTTCGGGGCCCGGCACCGAGACCGGGGAAACCCCTCGAGTGCGTACGGCTTTCGTGGATGTGCTCGGTCCGTCGCCCTCGGAAGTGCTGCGCGATCTGGTGGCTCCCACCGGTGAAGCCGTGCCCGCGGTGGTGGTTCCGGCGTTCCTGGCCTCGGGGTACCACGTCCATCAGGACGTACCCCGAGAGGTCGCCGAGAGCGACCATCCCGCCGTGACGGTCACGCCCGCGATGGGGCCGGATCCGGCGCTGGCCAGGATCATGGCGATGCGTCTGCGCGCGGCGGGCTGGTCCCCGGGCGATGCGGTGGTCTTCGCCGCGGCGGGCTCCTCGGACGCCCGTGCCCGCCAGGACGTCCGGCGCGCGGCCGCGCTGCTGGCCGAACGCCTCGGCAGCGGAGTCCGCATCGGCTACGTCGCCACCGGTGCGCCGCGCGTCCCGGATGTCGTCGCGGACCTGCGCGCGAGCGGGGCGAGCCGAGTCTTCGTGGCCTCGTATCTGCTCGCGCACGGCCTGTTCCAGCAGCGCCTCCACGAGTCGGGCGCCGACGGCGTTGCCGAGCCCATCGGCGTGCACCCGGCGGTGGTCCGGTTGATCGCCGACCGCTACCGGGTCGCGGCAGGGGAGCTGGTGCGAGCGCGGGCTCGCTGAGCGATCCACGGGAAAGTCACTCAGGCACGGCCGACGGCGCGGATCCCCAGTATCGTTGACCGAATACCGGCAGGGCTGGTGTCGGGCTCGGAGCGCGTGTGGACGAGTCGGTGCAGAGCCGGTCCCGTCGCAGATGCGCGATCATCGCCGCTTTCTATCGGGCCGCATAGGGATTCACCGGTCCCGACGCGACGAACTGCGACCACGTCTGCACGCCGTCCGGGTGATCCGGGCACGTGTTCAGCCCCGCCCGGAACGCACTCCCGATCCGGCCGGGCACCGGCAGCGGGACGATCCGGCGGGGGCGTTGCCTGGCGGCTTGCCAGACCTGCGCCAGCTGCGCCATCGTCCGTACTTCCGGGCCCCCGAAGTCGGGAGCTCGGCCGAGCGGCTCGCCCTCGGCCAGCTCGGCGATCCGCCGCGCCACATCGGCGGCGGCGACCGGCTGGAAACGGAAGTCCTTCGGCAGCGGCGCGACCGGCCATTTCTCGACCGTCTGCAGCACCGCCGCGATCAGTTCGTGGAATTGGGTCGCGCGCAGGACGGTGTGCGGCACACCGCTGTCGATGACAGCTTGTTCGCAGGCCAGCTTGTTGCGGTAGTACCGGAACGGGATGCGGTCGATCCCGACGATCGACACGTACAGCAGGTGCCGGACGCCTCGCGCGTGCCGCAGCAAGCTCTCGGTCTGGGCGAGGTCCGAGCCGCCCACCCGGCGGGCATCCGTGGCCGCGTGCACGATGACATCGGCGTCCGCCACGGCCTCCGCCAGACCCGCGCCCGTGCGCAGATCGCCCACGTGCGTGCCCGCCCCTGGACGACGGGACAGCACCCGTACGTCGTCGCCCGCTTCGCGCAGCCGCTCGACCACGAGCCTGCCCAGCGCACCGGTTCCGCCCGTGACGAGAATCTTGGTCATGGACAACTTCTACCGATGAATCCGGCGGGCGCGCGAAAACCCGTCGTCACAGTGGCGAGTCGCACAGCGATCGTCCGACCGGCCCGGCGACGACGCGCCGATGTGCCGCCGGATGTGTCCGATGGTCGTCGCGAGCGAAATTGATTGCAGGACAAATGGATCTGTTTCCGGTACGGAACACCGGCGCGATGGTTGAATCGGAGTGCCGGAACCTCGGCAGTCGGGGAGGAGGGCCTGATGCCGGTCGCAGGTGTGGAAGCCGGTTCGCGATGGTGGGCGGCGAGGGACCTCGGCACGTCGGTATCCGACGTGCCGGGGCGTATGGAGACGCTGTGTCGTCAGGGCGCAGGCAGGTCGAGTAGTCGTGTCGATCGGCGTGTTCGGCGACGTCTCGGCGGCGGGACAGCCGACGCGAACGCAGTAGGACGCGAGGCACGGTTGTGAGTGTGGTGCCGAGGCGTCGGACCACCCGTGCGGACACCGGGTACGGCGCGTTCCTGTCCTACAGCGGCGACCGGGACCGGGCGGTGCTTCCGCTGGTCCAGAACGCGATCGAGAAGCTGCCACGGCCGTGGTACCGCTTCCCGCGCATGCGCGTCTTCCTCGACTACAGCGGTGTCTCGATCGGTCCGGAACTCCGGGACAAGATCGTCGCGGGCCTGTCGCGTTCGAAGTGGCTCGTCGTGGTGGCTTCGCCCGAGGCTGCCGGGTCCATGTGGGTCGACCGCGAAATCGAGTGGTGGCTGGCGCATCGGTCTCCCGAGACGATACTGCTGGTTCTCAGTGCCGGGTCCCTGGTTTGGGACGAGGATGCCAGGGATTGGGACCGCGCGCGCTCCACCGCGCTGCCGCCTCGCCTGTTCGGGGTTTTCGCGGCCGAACCCGTATACAAAACGATCAAATGGCGTGAGGACGCGGATGGCGTCCCTCGTCCGGACATCGACGCCATCGCGGTCGGAATCGCCGCGGTGATTCGCGGTGTCTCCGAGGCGGACGTCAAATCCGAGGGTTATCAGCAGACCAGGCGGAACTTGCGCTGGGCGAAAACCGCGATCGGCGCATTGGTCCTCTTGCTCGTCGTGGCGCTGGTGGCGGCGGTCGTGGCCCGGGTGCAGAGCAATCGCGCCGAGGAGCAGGCCAGAATCGCCACGGCGCGGCTCATGGCTTCCGTCGCCGACACCAGGATGGCCACGGATGTCCGCGCCGCGCTGTTGCTGGCCGTCGCGGCGTATCGTCTCGACCCGAGTCCTGCTCACCATGCGGCCCTGCTGCGCGCGAATCTGGCCAGTCCGAGTGTTGCCCGTTACGGTGCCGCACCGGCGGAGGTCACCGTCTTGCAGAGCAGCGCCGACGGAAGGACGGTGGTGGCCGGACTCGCCGACGGGCAAGTCGTGACCTGGGCGCCTGGTGATCCGGCGACGACTTCGGTCGCGCGTCTGCCCGGCACGGTCCTCTCGGTCGCCGTCGCCGCGGACGGCCGGACGGTTCTCGCCACGGACGGCGCCTCGATCACACTGTGGGGCAGGGATTCCGGTCGGCCGGATATCGGCGTGCCCGCTGCGAGCAAAGTCGAGGTCGTCGCCATATCCGCGTCCGGCAGATTCGGCGCGGTGGATCGCACGGATACCAATGCGAGAGAAGGCACCGCAGGGGCGGTCGACATCATCGACACCGCCTCGGGGAAGGTCATCGCATCGCTTCCGACCGAGCGGACGATGACCAGCATGGTGTTCATCGATGACGCGACCTTGCGTCTTCTCGACACCTACGGCAGGGTGCGACAGATCTCGCTTCGAGACGGTGCCGCCGTTGACCTCTCACCTCTCGATACCGGCTACGCCTGCGGCACCGGCCAAGCCGTCGGAGAATTGTCGGCCGACGGGTCGTCGTTCACATGCGCGGTTCTGCCCGGAATTCCGGTGCCGGTTCTCCGGCCGCGTCCGGCGTCGGACGCCGCCCGTCCGGAGCCCGGATATGTAGGTGTCGTCCTGCCCAGCCGGTCGGCTCCAGCCGTGCTCAGCCGCTCGGCGCGCACGGCGGCGGTTCCCAGCGCGGACGCCGGGTTCTACGTAGCGCCCGTGACCGGCGAGATGACACCCCAGGAGCCGCCACCACTGATCACCGGTGCCGCTGTCGACTTCGACCGGAAGCTACTGCGCTTTCTAGGGACCTCTGAAACACAACTGGTCTCGGCGTCCGGGCGACTGATCACCCTGTGGGATCTCGCGCAGCGCGACCGGCTGGCGAAATCCATCCCGGTGCCGATCGTCAAGGGATGCAATGATTGTCCGCCCAGCTTGTCACTGTCCCCGGACGGGCGTACCGCGGCGGTCGCAGGCCAGCACAAGGACCCGGGAAGTTCGGCGCTGAACAGCGACGTCGTGATCATCCAGCAGCTCCGGCCGGACTCGTCCCGTCAATTCTCCATACCAGGCTTGTCCGCAAGCCTCGCGTGGCGCGCGGACAGCGGCATGTTGGTGCTCGCCGCGAATCCGGTCTCCGGCTACGACCGTCGCGTATCCGCCCACCGGCCATCGGTGCAAACGCCCTTCGAGGTGGCGGTGCTGTCGTCTCCGCCACCCACTCACACCGTCAGGGCGGCTGGCGTGTCCACTTCGGGAACCGCTGTGTCTGTGGACGACAGGGGAAGGGTGTACATGCACGACTTGGCCACCGGTGGTATTGATACGGAATTCATCCCCCTGGGCGGTGCGGTCGAGACCCACCAACTCCCCGATGCCCGGATCGATGCGGCCGGAGAATTCCTGGTCATGCGCGATGCCGACGACATATCGGTCTATGACTTGTCGCGAGGGGAGATCACGCACGATATCGACGGCAAAGACGTGCAGGCAATCGAGTTCGCGGGGCGGCATCTGCTGCTCCAGCGGAAGGACAGCATCGAGATATGGGATCGGACCGGCTCGACTCGTGAGCGGACGATCCCCTTCCGTGGCGTTGGAGTCGCGCACCCGCAAATCGCCGCCGCCGCGGACGTGACCGTGGTCGTCGCGAAAGGCGAGACAGGCCGATTGACCCTCTTCGCCGCCGACGGCACGAATCTCGGAGAGCTGGAACCGGATGCCGTCTGGCACGTCGAATCTGCGGTCGCCGTATCCGCTGACGGACGGTACCTTGTGACGGTGAATCCCGGTCCCGCATTCTCCGGCGGCGCGGATGGAACGTTGATCGAACGCGACATTTCACCGGACGGCCTGATTCGGACCGCCTGCGAGCAAACCGGTACCGACCTCACCGACTCCGAATGGAACGCCCTGATGGGAGTTGCGCGCCCCGCACAAGCCCGCTGTCCGTAGTGCGCGTTCGGCTTGCCCACGGGTGTGGCGGCTGCTTCACCGGCGATCGGCGGTCTGTCCTCCTGCGCCGACAGCCCTCGCGTTGCGGCCCGGGCGTTCGGGCGAGCGCGTGAACGACGCGCGGTAGCTGCTCGGAGGCACCCCGACATGGCGGATCATGTGCTGGCGTAGAGATTCCGCCGAGCCGATGCCGCTGTGCCTGGCGACCTGGTCCATCGGCAGCGTGGTGGATTCCAGCAGTTCCCTCGCGCGTTGCAGGCGCTGGTGCAGCAGCCATTTCTGCGGAGTGAGCCCGGTCTCCTCGTGGAAGCGGCGGGTCAGCGTGCGGACGCTGGTGCGCGCGTGGGCGGCCAGGTCGTCCAGCGACAGCGGTGTGTCCAGTCGTCGCAGCGCCCAGGCGCGGGTGTCCGCGAGCGTCAGGCCGTTCTCGGCGGGCAAGGGCGCGTCCACGAACTGCGCCTGCCCGCCCGGCCGCACCGGAGTGACGACGGCGCTGCGGGCGGCGGCGTTCGCTACCGTCGCGCCGTAGTCGGCGCGAATCAAATGCAGGCACAGATCGATTCCGGCCGCCGCGCCGGCGGCCGTGGTGATCGGGCCGTCCTCGATGAACAGCGCGTCGCTGCGAACCGACACGTCCGGATGGTTCGC
Above is a genomic segment from Nocardia sputorum containing:
- a CDS encoding GlxA family transcriptional regulator; the encoded protein is MHTVAVVAVPPVKAFDLAMPETVLGAAIVDGAPGYRILVCTAVPGVLPAGLGGFDVVVSRGLEAIEEADIVIVPSTGSRADADAATLAALRRAMAAGKRVTSICSGAFVLAQAGLLSGRTATTHWGLADELAANHPDVSVRSDALFIEDGPITTAAGAAAGIDLCLHLIRADYGATVANAAARSAVVTPVRPGGQAQFVDAPLPAENGLTLADTRAWALRRLDTPLSLDDLAAHARTSVRTLTRRFHEETGLTPQKWLLHQRLQRARELLESTTLPMDQVARHSGIGSAESLRQHMIRHVGVPPSSYRASFTRSPERPGRNARAVGAGGQTADRR